A window from Fragaria vesca subsp. vesca linkage group LG5, FraVesHawaii_1.0, whole genome shotgun sequence encodes these proteins:
- the LOC101306046 gene encoding uncharacterized protein LOC101306046 produces the protein MNVSINLNLRLLQSLRILVSTSSNISEVSAVQFVQHTFLFLLLLFSHYARHIASINLSVVLIFRLIASMESIQVGSNTLNLELLINRNNYKKWRLQVKTYLLSEDLWDVVEANTEPPKLEDDQAGYKAWTKKNAKALHTIQCSCGPEMFPFISETESAKTAWEALEQECKVLQERPRDSKVQSSF, from the exons ATGAATGTATCTATAAATCTGAATCTTCGTCTATTGCAGTCTCTGCGCATATTGGTATCTACAAGCAGCAACATTTCTGAAGTGAGTGCAGTTCAGTTCGTTCAACATACTTTCTTATTTCTACTTCTCTTATTTTCACATTATGCTCGACATATAGCTTCGATTAACCTCTCGGTCGTATTAATTTTTAGATTGATAGCTAGCATGGAAAGTATTCAAGTTGGCTCCAATACACTTAATCTGGAACTTCTTATTAACCGCAACAACTATAAGAAGTGGAGATTACAGGTAAAAACTTATTTGTTGTCAGAAGATCTATGGGATGTTGTAGAAGCAAACACGGAACCTCCAAAACTAGAAGATGATCAAGCCGGTTATAAGGCTTGGACCAAAAAGAATGCCAAGGCTTTACACACAATCCAATGCTCATGCGGGCCGGAGATGTTTCCTTTTATAAGCGAAACTGAATCGGCCAAAACTGCCTGGGAGGCTTTGGAACAAGAGTGCAAGGTTTTGCAAG AGAGGCCGAGGGACTCGAAGGTACAATCGTCCTTCTAA
- the LOC101299591 gene encoding uncharacterized protein LOC101299591, with protein MSVSLLDIVAITGLPIHAKPYVPGDFASTEFTHSCNLGARRALKGSYSVWRNYYIGHAKQHEGGIAFLEYWLDKFIFCGSAHKPTGKWTKLAEALYNGIEVGLGQPVLGALYRTLHTLSLRLFHLSSGPLWVMDLWMQLYFQLFRRSPLDFLPEHQLLGLAVCRNSASRTPLSFFASLSILYNQLEPPPTIDMMVCWRHPEALSDSFFPRFDSDSDAKTTFMRATACSDLQLVEDEQGFELYAPNHFARQLGFFQGVPYPLFYSVNKYTSWCKIGETDRVNPLQNVFPLTPALLEI; from the coding sequence ATGAGTGTCTCCCTGTTGGACATCGTCGCCATCACAGGCTTGCCAATCCATGCCAAGCCATACGTGCCAGGGGACTTTGCATCGACTGAGTTCACACACTCCTGTAACTTGGGAGCCCGCCGTGCCCTGAAGGGCTCGTACTCAGTCTGGAGGAACTACTATATCGGCCACGCCAAGCAGCACGAAGGAGGCATTGCATTCCTTGAATACTGGCTGGACAAGTTCATCTTCTGCGGCAGTGCCCACAAGCCCACGGGCAAATGGACGAAACTAGCCGAGGCGCTCTACAATGGGATTGAAGTTGGGCTCGGGCAGCCCGTACTGGGCGCGCTCTACCGCACTCTCCACACACTGTCCCTCAGGCTCTTCCATCTTTCTTCCGGCCCGCTGTGGGTCATGGACTTATGGATGCAGCTGTACTTCCAGCTCTTCCGGCGCTCCCCGCTGGACTTTCTACCTGAGCATCAACTCCTCGGGCTTGCCGTATGCAGGAACTCCGCGAGCCGGACTCCCTTATCCTTCTTCGCCAGCCTTTCCATTCTGTACAATCAACTTGAGCCGCCTCCTACCATAGACATGATGGTTTGCTGGCGCCACCCTGAAGCCTTGTCGGACAGCTTCTTCCCCCGCTTTGATTCGGACTCCGACGCCAAAACGACTTTCATGAGGGCGACCGCCTGCAGCGACCTTCAACTCGTCGAGGACGAACAAGGCTTCGAGCTGTACGCCCCAAATCACTTCGCCAGGCAGCTTGGCTTCTTTCAAGGGGTTCCTTATCCGCTCTTCTACTCAGTGAACAAGTACACGTCCTGGTGCAAGATTGGCGAGACAGACCGCGTCAACCCGCTGCAAAATGTCTTCCCGTTGACTCCCGCCTTGCTCGAGATCTAG
- the LOC101299872 gene encoding uncharacterized protein LOC101299872, whose product MVDIVFNDNLGIDSLYEMKSTHKWIFEILECMAEVTKDDDLSQDQLDMVQTSIFRAIQQGYFEFVLQICKENSKLLGRLLEEKRVKGMFHFAIESRQKEVYSLIYELEEKERRDIGIYLVKGDYNLLHCAANLSSLPQFVHIQDASLQMQRELQWFKEVESVVPPEMYEHRDRSNDMTARELFTKNHKKLLEDAEISIKGTATSCTVVGVLTVTMMFAAAFTVPGGNDGNTGLPLFLDHKLFKVYIVSDTISLVSSTSSYGNSVFLCAYPYANGLLC is encoded by the exons ATGGTTGATATTGTTTTTAATGACAACCTAGGAATCGACAGTTTGTATGAAATGAAATCGACACATAAATGGATCTTTGAAATTTTGGAATGTATGGCTGAAGTGACAAAAGATGATGATCTCTCACAAGATCAACTTGATATGGTACAGACTTCTATCTTTAGAGCTATACAGCAAGGGTATTTTGAGTTTGTCCTACAGATTTGCAAAGAAAATTCAAAACTCTTGGGCCGACTACTTGAAGAGAAAAGAGTCAAAGGCATGTTTCATTTTGCCATTGAATCTCGTCAGAAGGAAGTTTATAGTCTTATCTACGAGCTTGAGGAAAAAGAAAGACGTGATATTGGAATTTATCTCGTGAAGGGGGACTATAATCTGCTACATTGTGCCGCGAACTTATCCTCACTTCCACAATTTGTTCATATTCAAGATGCATCTTTACAAATGCAAAGAGAACTCCAATGGTTTAAG GAGGTGGAGAGTGTTGTACCTCCTGAAATGTATGAACATCGAGACCGTTCAAATGATATGACAGCACGAGAACTATTTACCAAGAATCACAAGAAATTGTTGGAAGATGCAGAGATTTCTATAAAAGGGACGGCTACTTCTTGTACAGTTGTAGGCGTTTTGACTGTTACGATGATGTTTGCTGCAGCATTTACAGTTCCTGGTGGAAATGATGGTAACACAGGCCTCCCCTTGTTTCTAGATCATAAGTTGTTCAAGGTGTATATAGTTTCAGATACTATATCACTTGTTTCTTCCACGAGTTCA TATGGTAATAGCGTTTTCTTGTGCGCTTATCCTTATGCCAATGGATTGTTATGTTAA
- the LOC101300154 gene encoding uncharacterized protein LOC101300154: MVEQYENTLGSCLEIQNATGSTALRQAVLQGNVDVVKELVPFMRKEGLEIQDADGDTPINCALLSGNVGIAKELVQSMRQEEALEDKDAQGVTALNWAIQCFKDGDVYEIAKKMAGINDQVLGIPSGRDDGIPVVNALRWKKWESVRYLYSVTPPELLNGPNGSAFICYCLDNSKQNDLAWDLLRHYPYLAMTMHEKLKTSPMLKLSRMRYAFLSGSQLTRWQRWIYNREYS; this comes from the exons ATGGTTGAACAGTACGAGAACACACTTGGCAGTTGTTTGGAGATACAAAACGCTACAGGTTCCACAGCTCTTCGCCAAGCAGTACTGCAGGGGAATGTGGATGTTGTGAAAGAGTTGGTGCCGTTTATGAGAAAAGAAGGTCTAGAAATACAAGACGCGGATGGAGACACACCTATCAACTGTGCACTATTAAGTGGGAATGTGGGTATTGCCAAGGAGTTAGTACAATCCATGAGACAAGAAG AGGCTTTGGAAGACAAAGATGCTCAAGGTGTTACAGCTTTAAATTGGGCAATCCAATGTTTCAAGGATGGAGACGTTTACGAAATAGCTAAAAAGATGGCTGGAATAAATGATCAAGTACTTGGCATTCCCTCGGGTCGCGATGATGGTATTCCCGTTGTCAACGCACTTCGTTGGAAAAAATGGGAATCGGTTCGCTATCTCTATTCAGTCACTCCACCTGAACTTCTCAACGGACCCAATGGCAGTGCCTTTATTTGCTATTGTTTAGATAATAGCAAACAGAATG ATTTGGCTTGGGACTTGCTTCGCCATTACCCATACTTGGCTATGACTATGCACGAAAAGCTTAAAACTTCTCCTATGTTGAAATTGTCTCGCATGAGATATGCCTTCTTAAGCGGAAGCCAACTGACGCGCTGGCAAAGATGGATTTATAACCGTGAGTATAGCTAA
- the LOC101306337 gene encoding E3 ubiquitin-protein ligase MIB1-like, with translation MMATMESIQVGSNALILEVLNRTNYENWRPRVKTYLLAEDLWEVLEAIGEPPKLEDDQADYKAWTKKNAKALYAIQNSCGRELFYFIREIETAKNAWEVLEQKCQVVQEYDENNADHLVRYKSFIGYVYGGDWNKAKKCLGDVDVRSIATAMDTTDDLGDIALHVAAREEHIHIVKELVHLMTQEDLKSKNAEGDTALHLATWKEHVHIVKELGPVMGEVKDNDGDTALHIAVHLGKVDVVKELVLLMRQEDLKIENDDGFTAFHLAVNKGNMPMVKEFVKNEKGENNIDKDGFERYIPFTTYGTNGDWDKANEFLRELDNPCGAVTAVDPRDDNGYTALHVAVWKGHLDVLEAIT, from the exons ATGATGGCTACCATGGAAAGTATTCAAGTTGGCTCGAATGCACTTATTCTGGAAGTTCTTAACCGCACTAACTATGAAAATTGGAGACCGCGGGTGAAAACGTATTTGTTAGCTGAAGATCTCTGGGAGGTTCTAGAAGCAATTGGGGAACCTCCAAAACTCGAAGATGACCAAGCTGATTATAAGGCTTGGACCAAAAAGAATGCGAAGGCTTTGTATGCAATTCAAAATTCATGCGGGAGGGAGCTGTTTTATTTTATAAGAGAAATAGAAACAGCCAAAAATGCTTGGGAGGTTTTGGAACAAAAGTGCCAGGTTGTGCAAG AATACGATGAGAACAATGCTGACCACTTGGTGCGCTATAAATCGTTCATCGGATATGTTTACGGTGGTGATTGGAATAAGGCAAAGAAGTGTCTCGGAGATGTTGATGTTCGCAGCATAGCTACAGCGATGGATACAACAGATGACCTTGGAGACATAGCTCTTCATGTAGCAGCCAGGGAAGAGCACATCCATATTGTGAAAGAGTTGGTGCATTTGATGACACAAGAAGATTTGAAATCGAAAAACGCTGAAGGTGACACAGCTCTTCACCTAGCAACATGGAAGGAGCATGTGCACATTGTGAAAGAATTGGGGCCAGTGATGGGGGAAGTGAAAGACAATGATGGTGACACAGCTCTTCACATAGCAGTCCACTTAGGGAAGGTGGATGTTGTGAAAGAGTTAGTGTTGTTGATGAGACAAGAAGACTTGAAAATAGAAAACGATGATGGCTTCACAGCTTTTCACCTAGCAGTGAATAAGGGGAATATGCCTATGGTCAAAGAATTCGTGAAAAATGAAAAAG GTGAGAATAATATTGACAAGGACGGTTTTGAGCGTTATATACCGTTTACTACCTATGGGACAAATGGTGATTGGGACAAGGCAAATGAGTTTCTTAGAGAGCTTGATAATCCATGTGGTGCAGTAACAGCAGTAGATCCAAGAGACGACAACGGATATACTGCTCTTCACGTAGCAGTGTGGAAAGGGCATCTGGATGTGTTAGAAGCTATTACCTAG
- the LOC101300734 gene encoding ankyrin repeat-containing protein At3g12360-like produces the protein MTARELFTMNHKKLLEDAEISIKGTATSCTVVGALIVTMMFAAAFTVPGGNDGNTGFPLFLNHKLFKVYMVSDTISLVSSTSSVITFLGILTSRYAENDFLKSLPTKIMIGLITLFSSIVSMVIAFSCAFILMFDGEAWIVMLSILLTSVPVILFVWLLFPLLIKTFMSTYGPGIVDKKKIKRVKS, from the coding sequence ATGACAGCACGTGAATTATTTACCATGAATCACAAGAAATTGTTGGAAGATGCAGAGATTTCTATAAAAGGGACGGCCACTTCTTGTACAGTTGTAGGCGCTTTGATTGTTACAATGATGTTTGCTGCAGCATTTACAGTTCCCGGTGGAAATGATGGTAACACAGGCTTTCCCTTGTTTCTAAATCACAAGTTATTCAAGGTTTATATGGTCTCAGATACCATATCACTTGTTTCTTCCACAAGTTCAGTGATTACATTTTTAGGAATACTCACCTCACGTTATGCAGAAAATGATTTCCTCAAATCTTTACCGACAAAGATAATGATCGGCCTAATCACCCTTTTTTCCTCTATTGTTAGTATGGTGATAGCGTTTTCTTGTGCGTTTATCCTTATGTTTGACGGAGAAGCCTGGATTGTTATGCTAAGTATTTTGCTTACTAGTGTTCCGGTAATATTATTTGTATGGTTGTTGTTCCCTCTCCTTATCAAGACTTTCATGTCTACTTACGGACCTGGAATAGTTGACAAAAAAAAGATTAAACGAGTTAAATCATGA
- the LOC101301016 gene encoding alpha-latrotoxin-Lh1a-like — translation MASTPVGSNALIQEVLDRSNYKKWRLRLKTYFLSEDLWDIVEANTEPPKLEDDQAGYKAWTKKNAKALYAIQSSCGPEMFTFISETESAEAAWEALEQECKVLLGYDENNADHLVRYKSFIGYVRRGDWDRAKKCLGEVDVRSVIVRAIARWDGMTALHVAAWEGHAHIVKELVHLMTQEDCKTKTGSGRTALHLAAQQGHVHVVKELPVQLMGEVQDKGGDTALHDAVHSGKVDVVKELVLLMRQEDLQIKNHAGYTALHLAVNKGNMPMVKEFVTKEKGENNIVMDDFERYIPFTTYVKNGDWDKANECLRELDDPCGAVTAVDPRDNYRDTALHVAAREGHLDVIRGLILLLKMRREDLELKTAQDFTAYGSGITLGVTEEFLMERAKYMVEQYEKTHGIFLEMQNSEGCTALYLAVRVGNVDIVKELAHMMTQEGLELKSFSGSSALHQAIGYERIDIVQVLVPLMRKEGLEIKDDHGDTPLNYAVLKGNVDIVKALVQSMRQEGLEIRNSKAEIALPRAISKGHMHIVRELLPLMRPEAFEEKDGRGCTALCGAIACLKDGEVYEIAKYMAERNDRVFGIPSAPYDEIPVVQALRWRKWRLARSIYSLTPLELIDQPNGGAFICYCLDTSTQIGKTVNFSNHFN, via the exons ATGGCAAGTACTCCAGTTGGATCTAATGCACTTATTCAGGAAGTTCTTGACCGCAGTAACTATAAAAAGTGGAGATTACGGTTAAAAACTTATTTCTTGTCTGAAGATCTATGGGATATTGTAGAAGCAAACACGGAACCTCCAAAACTAGAAGATGATCAAGCCGGTTATAAGGCTTGGACCAAAAAGAATGCCAAGGCTTTATATGCAATCCAAAGCTCATGCGGGCCGGAGATGTTTACTTTTATAAGCGAAACTGAATCGGCCGAAGCTGCCTGGGAGGCTTTGGAACAAGAGTGCAAGGTTTTGCTAG GATATGATGAGAATAATGCCGACCACTTGGTGCGCTATAAATCGTTCATCGGATATGTACGGAGAGGCGATTGGGATAGGGCAAAGAAGTGCCTAGGAGAAGTTGATGTGCGTAGTGTGATAGTAAGAGCAATAGCTAGGTGGGACGGGATGACAGCTCTTCATGTAGCAGCCTGGGAAGGGCACGCGCATATTGTTAAAGAGTTGGTGCATTTGATGACGCAAGAAGATTGCAAAACAAAAACCGGTTCTGGTCGTACAGCTCTTCACCTTGCAGCACAGCAGGGGCATGTTCATGTTGTGAAAGAGTTGCCGGTGCAGTTGATGGGAGAAGTACAAGACAAAGGTGGTGACACAGCTCTTCATGATGCAGTCCACTCAGGGAAGGTCGATGTTGTGAAAGAGTTGGTGTTGTTGATGAGACAAGAAGACTTGCAAATAAAAAACCATGCTGGTTACACAGCTCTTCACCTAGCAGTGAATAAGGGGAATATGCCTATGGTCAAAGAGTTCGTGACAAAAGAAAAAG GTGAGAACAATATTGTCATGGACGATTTTGAGCGTTATATACCGTTTACCACCTATGTGAAAAATGGTGATTGGGATAAGGCAAATGAGTGTCTTAGAGAACTAGATGATCCATGTGGTGCAGTAACAGCAGTAGATCCAAGAGACAACTACCGAGACACTGCTCTTCACGTGGCCGCCCGGGAAGGGCATCTGGATGTTATCAGAGGATTGATCTTGTTGCTGAAAATGAGACGAGAAGATTTGGAGTTGAAAACAGCACAAGATTTCACAGCTTATGGTTCTGGTATAACTTTAGGGGTCACTGAAGAATTTCTCATGGAAAGGGCCAAATACATGGTTGAACAGTACGAGAAAACACATGGTATTTTTTTGGAGATGCAAAATTCTGAAGGTTGTACAGCTCTTTACCTAGCAGTACGGGTGGGAAATGTTGATATTGTGAAAGAGTTGGCGCATATGATGACACAAGAAGGTTTGGAACTGAAAAGCTTCAGTGGTTCCAGTGCTCTTCACCAAGCAATCGGGTATGAGCGTATAGATATTGTGCAAGTGTTGGTGCCCTTGATGAGAAAAGAAGGTTTAGAAATTAAAGACGACCATGGAGACACACCTCTTAACTATGCCGTCTTAAAAGGGAATGTGGATATTGTGAAGGCATTGGTGCAATCCATGAGACAAGAAGGTTTGGAAATAAGAAACAGCAAGGCTGAGATTGCTCTTCCCCGAGCAATATCGAAGGGACATATGCACATTGTTAGAGAGTTGTTGCCGTTGATGAGACCAGAGGCTTTCGAAGAAAAAGACGGTCGCGGCTGTACAGCTTTATGTGGGGCTATTGCATGTTTGAAGGATGGAGAAGTGTACGAGATAGCTAAGTACATGGCTGAAAGAAATGATAGAGTATTTGGCATCCCCTCAGCTCCCTATGATGAAATTCCAGTTGTCCAAGCTCTTCGTTGGAGGAAATGGAGATTGGCTCGCTCTATCTATTCTCTCACTCCACTTGAACTTATCGACCAACCTAATGGCGGTGCATTTATTTGCTATTGTCTTGATACTAGCACACAGATTGGTAAGACTGTCAATTTTAGTAACCATTTTAACTGA
- the LOC101306632 gene encoding uncharacterized protein LOC101306632 codes for MDLPQEVDGFIKESIDHTLGLPVSAQTLELKLRCSEEARRRLRDQYSLLLAKLKEKDQALERTRAEACMNAQALRKFVEENQRLAAECAHLVSQCNKLEKECALYDHDREALMDFGNEADQRAKEAEFRVQELEDELEELREELKFFKNEYEKLSVDSSVEGSPVEDKLVESVLATLTTDEPGAACAYLEANSGNEACQSLLNMWNSLRPSSQKVLSVVAELKNLQKDKEHLRVNLLSAEEEVKLLFEENKVLDEANKRLLKQYRKERNSCGSGGKHTDTVSAKSNKRKSSSKMMSSSPIQGKIDFSDQELARQPLSPLRCNSPNSRLHKKQ; via the exons ATGGATCTGCCGCAAGAAGTTGACGGCTTCATCAAAGAGTCGATTGACCACACCCTGGGCCTCCCCGTCTCCGCTCAAACGCTCGAGTTGAAGCTCCGTTGCTCCGAAGAAGCCCGGCGACGCCTTCGCGACCAGTACAGCCTTCTACTGGCGAAATTGAAAGAGAAGGATCAAGCTCTGGAGCGAACTAGG GCGGAGGCGTGTATGAATGCTCAGGCGTTGAGGAAGTTTGTGGAGGAGAATCAGAGGCTGGCGGCGGAGTGTGCGCATTTGGTGAGCCAGTGTAACAAGTTGGAGAAGGAGTGTGCGCTTTATGATCATGACCGAGAGGCGTTGATGGATTTCGGTAACGAGGCTGACCAGAGGGCCAAGGAGGCTGAGTTTCGGGTGCAAGAGTTGGAGGATGAACTTGAAGAGTTGAGGGAAGAGTTGAAGTTCTTCAAGAATGAGTACGAGAAGCTTTCG GTTGATTCATCTGTTGAAGGCTCACCTGTTGAAGACAAACTAGTGGAGTCTGTTTTAGCAACCTTGACCACTGATGAACCTGGGGCGGCCTGTGCATATTTGGAGGCCAATAGTGGAAATGAGGCTTGTCAAAGCTTGCTAAATATGTGGAATAG CTTGAGGCCTTCATCCCAGAAAGTTTTATCAGTAGTTGCTGAGTTGAAAAATCTTCAAAAGGATAAAGAACATCTAAGGGTCAATCTTCTTTCTGCTGAAGAGGAG GTCAAATTACTTTTTGAAGAAAACAAAGTGTTAGATGAAGCTAATAAAAGATTGCTGAAGCAGTACCGCAAGGAAAGAAACAGTTGTGGTTCTGGTGGGAAGCATACTGATACTGTATCAGCAAAG TCAAACAAGCGAAAATCTAGCTCTAAGATGATGAGCAGCAGCCCGATTCAGGGGAAGATTGATTTCAGTGACCAAGAATTAGCAAGACAGCCTCTCTCACCCTTGCGTTGTAACTCCCCTAACTCAAGACTGCATAAGAAGCAATAG